The Sphingobium sp. BYY-5 genome contains a region encoding:
- the rpoB gene encoding DNA-directed RNA polymerase subunit beta has product MATKALPTINTGAKKRIRKVFGDIHEVVQMPNLIEVQRESYEQFLRSDPSIGYVSGLEKTLRSVFPIRDFAGTAEMDFVHYELEDPKYDVEECRQRGITYAAPMRVTLRLIVFEVDQDTETRSVLDIKEQDVYMGDMPLMTQNGTFIVNGTERVIVSQMHRSPGVLFDHDRGKTHSSGKYLFAARVIPYRGSWLDFEFDAKDIVNVRIDRKRKLPVTALLYALGLTAEEILGQFYNKVVYVRGEGGWQIPFTAEAWRGLKPAFDIVDAKSGEVVFAAGHKISPRAANKAEKDGLETLLIPTEEVYGRYSAYDLINEKTGEIYIEAGDEVSPENLEKLDKVGIDRLELLDIDHVGTGPWIRNTLKADKAEERDQALSDIYRVMRPGEPPTKETAESLFAGLFFDPERYDLSAVGRVKMNMRLDLDAEDSVTTLRTEDILAVVKELVNLKDGKGEIDDIDNLGNRRVRSVGELLENQYRVGLLRMERAVKERMSSVDVSTVMPNDLINAKPAVAAVREFFGSSQLSQFMDQTNPLSEVTHKRRVSALGPGGLTRERAGFEVRDVHPTHYGRICPIETPEGPNIGLINSLATFSRVNKYGFIETPYRKVIDGKVTNDVVYLSAMEEAKHTIAQANAELNPDHSFAEDLISAREAGEFLMAPKDNITLMDVSPKQLVSVAASLIPFLENDDANRALMGSNMQRQAVPLVRAEAPFVGTGMEGTVARDSGAAIAARRAGIVDQVDATRIVIRATGDVEPGQSGVDIYTLQKFQRSNQDTCINQRPLVKVGELVQAGEVIADGPSTEFGELALGRNVLVAFMPWNGYNYEDSILISERIVKDDVFTSIHIEEFEVMARDTKLGPEDITRDIPNVGEEALRNLDEAGIVYIGAEVEPGDILVGKITPKGESPMTPEEKLLRAIFGEKASDVRDTSLRLPPGVAGTVVEVRVFNRHGIDKDERAMAIEREEIDRLAKDREDERGILNRATFNRLQEMLLGQTASAAPKGIKKGVVIDEALLGEVERHEWWKFAVEDDVRQAGIEAVKAQYDEAVKLIVEKFEDRVDKLQRGDELPPGVLKMVKVFVAVKRKLQPGDKMAGRHGNKGIISRILPQEDMPFLEDGTPVDFVLNPLGVPSRMNVGQIFETHLGWAARGLGAQIGSALDSWREANPNPEVGQPPEAVKELLKTIYGANYIEQIDQRTSEEIVELAQNVRGGVPMATPVFDGAVEADVSAMLKLAGLDESGQVVLYDGRSGDAFDRKVTVGYKYVLKLHHLVDDKIHARSIGPYSLVTQQPLGGKAQFGGQRFGEMEVWALQAYGAAYTLQEMLTVKSDDVVGRTKVYEAIVKGDDTFEAGIPESFNVLVKEMRSLGLNVELAAMDEVEDDDGMAQAAE; this is encoded by the coding sequence ATGGCGACCAAGGCTCTCCCAACGATCAACACCGGCGCTAAGAAGCGCATCCGCAAGGTGTTCGGCGACATCCACGAAGTGGTGCAGATGCCGAACCTGATCGAAGTCCAGAGGGAGAGCTACGAACAGTTTCTGCGCTCCGATCCGTCGATCGGCTATGTGTCGGGCCTGGAAAAGACCCTGCGCAGCGTCTTCCCGATCCGCGACTTCGCCGGCACCGCCGAGATGGACTTCGTCCATTACGAGCTGGAAGACCCGAAGTACGACGTCGAGGAATGCCGTCAGCGCGGCATCACCTACGCCGCGCCGATGCGCGTTACCCTGCGCCTCATCGTGTTCGAGGTGGACCAGGACACCGAAACCCGCTCCGTGCTCGATATCAAGGAGCAGGATGTGTACATGGGCGACATGCCGCTCATGACGCAGAACGGCACCTTCATCGTCAACGGCACCGAGCGCGTCATCGTGTCGCAGATGCACCGTTCGCCGGGCGTCCTGTTCGACCATGACCGTGGCAAGACCCACTCGTCGGGCAAATATCTGTTCGCCGCGCGCGTCATTCCCTATCGCGGTTCGTGGCTGGATTTCGAGTTCGACGCCAAGGACATCGTCAATGTCCGCATCGACCGCAAGCGCAAGCTGCCGGTCACGGCGTTGCTTTATGCGCTGGGCCTGACCGCCGAGGAAATCCTGGGTCAGTTCTACAATAAGGTCGTCTACGTGCGTGGCGAAGGCGGTTGGCAGATTCCGTTCACCGCCGAAGCCTGGCGCGGCCTCAAGCCCGCCTTCGACATCGTCGACGCCAAGTCGGGTGAAGTCGTGTTCGCCGCCGGTCACAAGATTTCGCCCCGCGCCGCCAACAAGGCGGAGAAGGACGGGCTGGAAACGCTGCTGATCCCGACCGAGGAAGTCTATGGCCGCTACAGCGCCTATGACCTCATCAACGAGAAGACCGGCGAGATATACATCGAGGCCGGTGACGAAGTATCGCCGGAAAATCTGGAAAAGCTGGATAAGGTCGGCATCGACCGCCTCGAACTGCTCGACATCGACCATGTCGGCACCGGCCCCTGGATTCGCAACACGCTCAAGGCCGACAAGGCCGAGGAGCGCGATCAGGCGCTGTCCGACATCTATCGCGTCATGCGCCCCGGCGAACCGCCGACGAAGGAAACCGCTGAATCGCTGTTCGCCGGTCTGTTCTTCGATCCGGAACGCTATGATCTGTCGGCTGTTGGCCGCGTCAAGATGAACATGCGCCTCGACCTGGATGCCGAAGACAGCGTCACCACGCTCCGCACCGAGGATATCCTCGCCGTGGTCAAGGAGCTGGTGAACCTGAAGGACGGCAAGGGCGAGATCGACGATATCGACAATCTCGGCAACCGCCGCGTCCGGTCGGTCGGCGAGCTGCTGGAGAACCAGTATCGCGTCGGTCTGCTGCGCATGGAGCGTGCGGTCAAGGAACGCATGTCGAGCGTCGACGTGTCGACCGTGATGCCGAACGACCTCATCAACGCCAAGCCCGCAGTGGCTGCGGTGCGTGAGTTCTTCGGTTCCAGCCAGCTTTCGCAGTTCATGGACCAGACCAACCCGCTGTCGGAAGTCACCCACAAGCGCCGCGTGTCGGCGCTTGGGCCAGGCGGCCTGACCCGCGAGCGCGCAGGCTTCGAAGTCCGCGACGTTCACCCGACCCATTATGGCCGTATCTGCCCGATCGAAACGCCGGAAGGCCCGAACATCGGTCTGATCAACTCGCTGGCAACGTTCAGCCGCGTGAACAAGTACGGCTTCATCGAGACGCCTTACCGCAAGGTGATCGACGGCAAGGTGACGAACGACGTCGTCTATCTGTCGGCGATGGAAGAGGCCAAGCACACGATCGCGCAGGCGAACGCGGAGCTGAACCCCGACCACAGCTTCGCCGAGGATCTGATCTCCGCACGCGAAGCCGGCGAATTCCTGATGGCGCCCAAGGACAACATCACGCTGATGGACGTCAGTCCCAAGCAGTTGGTGTCGGTCGCGGCCTCGCTCATTCCCTTCCTGGAAAATGACGACGCCAACCGCGCGCTGATGGGATCGAACATGCAGCGCCAGGCGGTTCCGCTGGTCCGTGCCGAAGCGCCGTTCGTCGGCACTGGCATGGAAGGCACCGTGGCGCGGGATTCCGGGGCGGCCATCGCGGCCCGCCGCGCGGGCATCGTCGACCAGGTCGACGCGACCCGTATCGTCATCCGCGCCACCGGCGACGTCGAACCCGGCCAGTCGGGCGTCGACATCTACACGCTGCAGAAGTTCCAGCGCTCCAACCAGGACACCTGCATCAACCAGCGCCCGCTGGTGAAGGTGGGTGAGCTGGTGCAGGCCGGCGAGGTTATCGCCGACGGCCCGTCGACCGAGTTCGGCGAGCTGGCGCTGGGCCGCAACGTGCTGGTCGCGTTCATGCCCTGGAACGGCTACAACTATGAGGACTCCATCCTGATCTCCGAGCGGATCGTGAAGGATGACGTCTTCACCTCGATCCATATCGAGGAGTTCGAGGTCATGGCCCGCGACACCAAGCTGGGTCCGGAGGACATCACCCGCGACATCCCGAACGTCGGTGAGGAAGCGCTGCGCAACCTCGACGAGGCGGGCATCGTCTATATCGGCGCCGAAGTGGAGCCGGGCGACATCCTGGTCGGCAAGATCACCCCCAAGGGTGAATCGCCGATGACCCCGGAAGAAAAGCTGCTCCGCGCGATCTTCGGTGAAAAGGCGAGCGACGTGCGCGACACGTCCCTGCGTCTGCCGCCGGGCGTTGCCGGTACGGTCGTCGAAGTGCGCGTGTTCAACCGCCACGGCATCGACAAGGACGAGCGCGCCATGGCGATCGAGCGGGAGGAAATCGACCGTCTCGCCAAGGACCGTGAGGACGAACGCGGCATTCTGAACCGCGCCACCTTCAACCGTCTGCAGGAAATGCTGCTGGGCCAGACCGCCTCCGCCGCGCCGAAGGGCATCAAGAAGGGCGTGGTGATCGATGAAGCCCTGCTGGGCGAGGTCGAGCGTCACGAATGGTGGAAGTTCGCCGTTGAGGATGACGTCCGCCAGGCCGGCATCGAAGCCGTCAAGGCGCAGTATGACGAAGCGGTGAAGCTGATCGTCGAGAAGTTCGAGGATCGCGTCGACAAGCTGCAGCGCGGCGACGAACTGCCGCCGGGCGTGCTCAAGATGGTCAAGGTGTTCGTCGCGGTGAAGCGCAAGCTGCAGCCGGGCGACAAGATGGCCGGCCGTCACGGCAACAAGGGCATCATCAGCCGCATCCTGCCGCAAGAAGACATGCCGTTCCTGGAGGACGGTACGCCGGTCGATTTTGTGCTGAACCCGCTGGGCGTGCCGTCGCGCATGAACGTCGGTCAGATCTTCGAGACGCATCTGGGCTGGGCCGCTCGCGGCCTGGGCGCCCAGATCGGCAGCGCATTGGATAGCTGGCGTGAAGCCAATCCGAACCCTGAGGTGGGCCAGCCCCCTGAGGCGGTGAAGGAACTGCTCAAGACGATCTACGGCGCCAACTATATCGAGCAGATCGACCAGCGCACCAGCGAGGAAATCGTTGAGCTGGCGCAGAATGTCCGCGGCGGTGTGCCGATGGCGACGCCGGTGTTCGACGGCGCCGTCGAAGCCGACGTGTCGGCAATGTTGAAGCTGGCGGGTCTGGATGAATCGGGTCAGGTCGTTCTGTATGACGGCCGCTCCGGCGACGCCTTCGACCGCAAGGTGACTGTCGGCTACAAATATGTCCTGAAGCTGCACCATCTGGTCGACGACAAGATCCACGCCCGTTCCATCGGCCCCTACTCGCTCGTCACCCAGCAGCCGCTGGGCGGTAAGGCGCAGTTCGGTGGCCAGCGCTTTGGTGAGATGGAGGTGTGGGCGCTCCAGGCCTACGGCGCCGCCTACACGCTGCAGGAAATGCTGACGGTGAAGTCGGACGACGTTGTCGGCCGCACCAAGGTCTATGAAGCGATCGTCAAGGGCGACGATACGTTCGAGGCCGGCATTCCCGAAAGCTTCAACGTGCTGGTCAAGGAAATGCGCTCGCTGGGCCTCAACGTCGAACTCGCCGCGATGGACGAGGTCGAGGATGACGACGGCATGGCGCAGGCGGCGGAGTAA
- a CDS encoding cell wall hydrolase produces MTDASSSPQPHAFMWLVWALLFVGLPLCVAGWESRPRPAGAASRFDATMARPGQPGTPPPPVEPVENYALDRDQARTFNAHIPFSRDPNPAARPYLFSGSETDLARATDCLAAAEIYEAGDDAVGEEAVAQVVLNRVRHPAFPKTVCGVVFQGQERSTGCQFTFTCDGALARTPQQAAWDRAREIARNALAGKVYGAVGHATHYHTDWVVPYWSGSLDKITAVGTHLFFRWRGWWGTPPAFRKGGETGEPLIARIARFSTAHQAAGETVPDGPPVLVAGTGAAVLAAQPQQIINETSLGKTVGGARLAMLGPGGKSFLVELARDSTPDSWPAMAQTFCAGRPECRIMAWRAGGAPTRLPLDDGAIEAMSFAYIHNVGSGLQRALWNCTQTPRAIPSQCMRQRVPTVVVPAPVPSNDAGLAGVRRKERFETVKIIPPAAAPASQP; encoded by the coding sequence ATGACCGACGCATCCTCCTCACCCCAGCCACATGCTTTCATGTGGCTGGTCTGGGCATTGCTGTTCGTCGGCCTGCCCCTCTGCGTCGCGGGCTGGGAAAGCCGTCCGCGTCCCGCCGGGGCCGCGTCCCGTTTCGATGCGACGATGGCGCGACCCGGACAGCCCGGCACGCCACCTCCCCCGGTTGAGCCGGTCGAGAATTATGCACTGGATCGCGATCAGGCGCGGACGTTCAACGCCCACATCCCCTTTTCCCGCGATCCCAATCCGGCCGCGCGGCCCTATCTGTTTTCAGGGTCGGAAACGGACCTTGCCCGTGCGACCGACTGTCTGGCGGCGGCGGAAATCTACGAAGCGGGCGACGATGCCGTGGGCGAGGAAGCGGTGGCGCAGGTGGTGCTGAACCGGGTGCGCCATCCCGCCTTTCCCAAGACGGTATGCGGCGTCGTCTTCCAGGGGCAGGAGCGCAGCACCGGCTGCCAATTCACCTTCACCTGCGACGGGGCGTTGGCGCGCACGCCGCAGCAAGCCGCCTGGGACCGGGCGCGCGAAATCGCACGCAATGCGCTGGCGGGCAAGGTCTACGGGGCGGTCGGCCATGCCACCCATTATCATACCGACTGGGTCGTGCCCTATTGGAGCGGCAGCCTGGACAAGATCACGGCGGTCGGCACGCACCTTTTCTTCCGCTGGCGCGGATGGTGGGGAACGCCCCCCGCCTTTCGCAAGGGGGGCGAGACGGGCGAACCGCTGATCGCGCGGATCGCGCGCTTTTCAACCGCCCATCAGGCCGCTGGCGAGACGGTGCCGGACGGACCGCCGGTGCTGGTGGCCGGAACGGGCGCGGCGGTGCTGGCGGCGCAACCGCAGCAGATCATCAACGAAACATCACTGGGCAAGACGGTCGGCGGCGCGCGGCTGGCGATGCTGGGGCCGGGCGGCAAGAGCTTCCTGGTCGAACTGGCGCGCGACAGCACGCCCGATAGCTGGCCGGCGATGGCGCAGACCTTCTGCGCCGGACGGCCGGAATGCCGCATCATGGCCTGGCGCGCGGGCGGCGCGCCGACCAGGCTGCCGCTGGACGATGGCGCGATCGAGGCGATGAGCTTCGCCTATATCCACAATGTCGGCAGCGGATTGCAGCGGGCGCTGTGGAATTGCACCCAGACGCCCCGCGCCATCCCGAGCCAATGTATGCGCCAGCGCGTGCCGACGGTCGTCGTGCCCGCTCCGGTCCCCTCCAACGACGCCGGGCTGGCGGGCGTACGGCGCAAGGAACGGTTCGAAACGGTGAAGATCATACCGCCTGCCGCCGCTCCCGCTTCCCAACCCTGA
- a CDS encoding amidohydrolase family protein: protein MKRAAWALGVAAIALAGVASAKDVVVHAGRLIDGTGAAPRERVSILIRDDRITAIQPGFVTPQGAEVMDLSAKTVLPGLIDTHDHITAGWHTGDPIRNSVTRSDYEDAIEATGFVRDTLLAGFTAVRDCGANTGVIVALKKSIEGKVIPGPRLWVSGTPLGPTGGHGDAVNGLRTEFADIPHIADNIIDSPEAARVAVRRLKREGVDLIKIMPSGGVMSIGDDPTHQLMTDEEIKAVIETAHALGMKVAAHAHGKQAIDHTIALGVDSIEHGSYADAGSYKIFKQYGAYLVPTMLVGERVYQRAKEHPEQLNPSTAEKALVIGPLLQKNLRDAYAAGVKIAFGTDTFGLSRHGENAQEFALMVGAGMTPMDAIKAATGSAADLLGSQDVGTVQTGRYADLIAVDGDPLKDIRLLERVGFVMKGGTVVKAEGNPVI from the coding sequence ATGAAGCGCGCTGCCTGGGCGCTGGGCGTGGCGGCGATCGCGCTGGCCGGCGTGGCGAGCGCAAAGGATGTCGTGGTCCATGCCGGGCGGCTGATCGACGGCACGGGCGCGGCGCCGCGCGAGCGGGTGTCGATCCTGATCCGGGACGACCGCATCACCGCCATCCAGCCGGGTTTCGTGACGCCGCAGGGCGCGGAAGTGATGGACCTGTCCGCCAAGACCGTGCTGCCCGGTTTGATCGACACGCATGACCATATCACCGCCGGCTGGCACACAGGCGACCCGATCCGCAACAGTGTGACCCGCAGCGATTATGAGGACGCGATCGAGGCGACCGGCTTCGTGCGCGACACACTGCTGGCGGGCTTCACCGCCGTACGCGACTGCGGCGCCAATACCGGCGTCATCGTCGCGCTCAAGAAATCGATCGAGGGCAAGGTTATTCCGGGGCCGCGCCTGTGGGTGTCGGGGACGCCGCTGGGGCCGACCGGCGGCCATGGCGATGCGGTGAACGGGCTGCGGACCGAATTTGCGGATATTCCCCATATCGCCGACAATATCATCGACAGCCCCGAAGCTGCACGGGTCGCCGTACGGCGGCTGAAGCGCGAGGGTGTGGACCTCATCAAGATCATGCCGTCGGGCGGGGTCATGTCGATCGGCGACGATCCCACCCACCAGTTGATGACCGATGAGGAGATCAAGGCGGTGATTGAGACCGCCCATGCGCTGGGGATGAAGGTCGCGGCCCACGCCCATGGCAAGCAGGCGATCGACCATACGATCGCGCTGGGCGTCGATTCGATCGAGCATGGCTCCTATGCCGATGCGGGCAGCTACAAGATCTTCAAGCAATATGGCGCCTATCTGGTGCCGACCATGCTGGTGGGCGAGCGCGTCTATCAGCGGGCGAAGGAGCATCCCGAACAGTTGAACCCCTCCACCGCCGAAAAGGCGCTGGTGATCGGCCCGCTGCTCCAGAAGAACCTGCGCGACGCCTATGCGGCGGGCGTGAAGATCGCGTTCGGCACCGACACGTTCGGCCTGTCGCGCCATGGCGAAAATGCGCAGGAGTTCGCGCTGATGGTCGGTGCGGGCATGACGCCGATGGATGCGATCAAGGCCGCGACCGGCAGCGCCGCCGACCTGCTGGGCAGCCAGGATGTCGGCACGGTGCAGACCGGCCGCTATGCCGACCTGATCGCGGTGGACGGCGATCCGCTCAAGGACATCCGCCTGCTGGAGCGGGTCGGCTTCGTGATGAAGGGCGGCACCGTGGTGAAGGCCGAGGGGAATCCTGTGATCTGA
- a CDS encoding MFS transporter — translation MKAPPLPRHPLRFGNFRAYLVGRLCAVLAQYSMMIVLAWQAYNIARDSMTTAGASAQLGLIGLAQFLPLFFLTPVTGWVADHYDRRIITRLTLTLLMAASALLAFATYEGWVNLPLIFGIAVIVGIARAFNGPAYGALAPNLVPIEVLPNAIAISSVVWQTGMIAGPALGGYAYAATPWGAYALAATLYAVALAAMLMISKVPQPPRDTSRHPIRQMADGLAYVRGNRLVLATITLDLFAVLLAGATALLPVYARDILHVGSAGLGHLAAAPGIGAAVTALWFSFRPMKTEVGLKMLGAVILFGLATIAFGCTAFLPHGIAIKAGVAALIVLGSADMVSVFVRQSLVQLHTPDAMRGRVSSLSQLTISASNELGEAESGFLAALVGPVAAVIGGGVGAIIITLIWARLFPELRLARSFDPPEIGRADASQEKTL, via the coding sequence ATGAAGGCTCCTCCCCTGCCCCGCCACCCTCTGAGATTCGGTAATTTCCGGGCCTATCTGGTCGGGCGGCTGTGCGCCGTGCTGGCGCAGTACAGCATGATGATCGTGCTGGCATGGCAGGCCTATAATATCGCGCGCGATTCGATGACGACGGCGGGTGCGTCGGCGCAACTGGGGCTGATCGGCCTGGCGCAGTTCCTGCCGCTCTTCTTCCTGACCCCGGTGACGGGCTGGGTCGCGGACCATTATGACCGGCGGATCATCACCCGGCTGACCCTGACGCTGCTGATGGCGGCGTCGGCACTGCTGGCCTTCGCCACCTATGAAGGCTGGGTCAACCTGCCGCTGATCTTCGGCATTGCCGTCATCGTCGGCATCGCCCGCGCCTTCAACGGCCCCGCCTATGGCGCGCTTGCCCCCAATCTGGTGCCGATAGAGGTGCTGCCCAACGCCATCGCCATTTCCAGCGTCGTCTGGCAGACCGGGATGATCGCCGGCCCGGCGCTGGGCGGCTATGCCTATGCGGCAACCCCCTGGGGCGCCTATGCGCTGGCGGCAACCCTCTATGCCGTGGCACTGGCCGCCATGCTGATGATCAGCAAGGTGCCGCAGCCACCACGCGACACCAGCCGCCACCCGATCCGCCAGATGGCCGACGGCTTAGCCTATGTGCGGGGCAACCGGCTGGTGCTGGCGACGATCACGCTGGACCTGTTCGCCGTGCTGCTGGCGGGCGCGACGGCGCTGCTGCCGGTCTATGCCCGCGACATATTGCATGTGGGGTCGGCGGGGCTGGGGCATCTGGCCGCTGCGCCGGGCATAGGCGCCGCCGTCACCGCGCTCTGGTTCTCATTCCGGCCGATGAAGACCGAGGTCGGCCTGAAAATGCTGGGCGCGGTCATCCTGTTCGGCTTGGCCACCATCGCCTTTGGCTGCACCGCCTTCCTGCCGCATGGCATCGCGATCAAGGCGGGCGTCGCCGCGCTGATCGTGCTGGGCAGCGCGGACATGGTGTCCGTCTTCGTACGCCAGTCGCTGGTGCAGCTCCATACGCCCGACGCGATGCGCGGGCGCGTGTCGAGCCTGTCGCAACTCACCATTTCGGCGTCCAACGAACTGGGCGAGGCCGAATCCGGCTTCCTCGCCGCGCTGGTCGGGCCGGTCGCGGCCGTCATCGGCGGCGGCGTTGGCGCCATCATCATCACCCTTATTTGGGCGCGACTCTTTCCCGAATTGCGCCTAGCACGTAGCTTCGATCCACCCGAAATCGGGCGAGCAGATGCCAGCCAGGAGAAGACCCTATGA
- the cysK gene encoding cysteine synthase A, with protein MKAATILETIGNTPHIRANRLFADAPEGTEVWIKSERSNPGGSIKDRIALAMIEAAEASGELKPGGTIIEPTSGNTGVGLAMVAAVKGYRLILVMPESMSIERRRLMLAYGASFDLTPREKGMKGAIERALELVGQTPGSWMPQQFENPANIDVHVRTTAQEILADFADTPIDALVTGVGTGGHITGTAEVLKKQWPGLKVYAVEPTLSPVISGGQPGPHPIQGIGAGFIPANLHTQLLDGVIQVDPADAKAYARRAATEEGLLVGISSGATLAAIAQKLKELPAGSRVLGFNYDTGERYLSVPDFLPE; from the coding sequence ATGAAAGCTGCCACGATACTCGAAACCATCGGCAATACGCCGCATATCCGCGCCAACCGACTGTTCGCCGACGCGCCGGAAGGCACCGAAGTCTGGATCAAGTCGGAACGGTCGAACCCCGGCGGATCGATCAAGGACCGCATCGCGCTCGCCATGATCGAGGCGGCCGAGGCGTCGGGCGAACTCAAGCCCGGCGGCACCATCATCGAACCGACGTCGGGCAATACCGGCGTGGGCCTCGCCATGGTCGCGGCGGTCAAGGGATATAGACTGATCCTGGTCATGCCCGAAAGCATGTCGATCGAGCGCCGCCGGCTGATGCTGGCCTATGGCGCCAGTTTCGACCTGACCCCGCGCGAAAAGGGCATGAAGGGCGCGATCGAGCGCGCGCTGGAGCTGGTGGGGCAGACGCCCGGTAGCTGGATGCCGCAGCAGTTCGAGAACCCCGCCAATATCGACGTGCATGTCCGCACCACGGCGCAGGAAATCCTGGCCGATTTCGCCGACACGCCGATCGACGCGCTGGTGACGGGCGTAGGCACCGGCGGCCATATCACCGGCACCGCCGAGGTGTTGAAGAAGCAGTGGCCGGGTCTGAAAGTCTATGCGGTCGAACCGACCCTGTCGCCCGTCATCAGCGGCGGCCAGCCCGGCCCGCACCCGATCCAGGGCATCGGCGCAGGCTTCATTCCGGCGAACCTGCATACCCAGTTGCTCGACGGCGTGATCCAGGTCGATCCGGCGGACGCCAAAGCGTACGCCCGCCGCGCCGCGACCGAGGAAGGGTTGCTGGTCGGCATCTCATCGGGCGCGACGCTGGCCGCGATCGCGCAGAAGTTGAAGGAACTCCCGGCCGGCAGCCGTGTTCTGGGCTTCAACTATGACACCGGCGAACGCTATCTGTCTGTGCCTGACTTCCTGCCCGAATAA
- a CDS encoding DJ-1/PfpI family protein, whose product MQIAVLTFDGFNELDSFVAAAILNRMKTKGWAAHITSPTEHVTSMNGVTVRRQQPLEFAAEADVVLIGSGVKTRNIASDADLLSRIKLDPSRQLIGAQCSGTLLLAKLGLIGDLPACTDLTTKPWVIEAGVKIIDAPFIAHGNVATAGGCLASQYLATWVIARRASMRDAEEAMHYIAPVGEKALYIEQAMAAVAPFVPREDVVAA is encoded by the coding sequence GTGCAGATCGCGGTTCTGACGTTTGACGGTTTCAACGAGTTGGACTCCTTCGTCGCGGCGGCCATCCTCAATCGTATGAAAACGAAGGGATGGGCGGCGCATATCACCTCGCCGACCGAACATGTTACGTCGATGAATGGCGTGACTGTCCGGCGTCAGCAGCCGTTGGAGTTTGCGGCGGAAGCCGACGTCGTCCTGATAGGCAGTGGGGTCAAGACCCGGAATATCGCGTCGGACGCGGACCTGCTTTCCCGCATCAAGCTCGATCCGTCCCGCCAACTGATTGGAGCGCAATGTTCGGGCACGCTGTTGCTGGCGAAGCTGGGCCTGATCGGCGATCTGCCCGCCTGCACCGACCTGACTACCAAGCCCTGGGTGATTGAGGCGGGCGTGAAGATAATCGATGCCCCCTTTATCGCGCATGGCAATGTGGCGACGGCGGGAGGCTGCCTCGCCTCACAATATCTGGCGACATGGGTGATCGCCCGTCGTGCCTCCATGCGCGACGCCGAAGAAGCGATGCATTACATCGCACCGGTGGGTGAGAAGGCGCTTTATATCGAGCAGGCCATGGCCGCCGTTGCGCCCTTCGTCCCGCGAGAGGATGTTGTCGCGGCTTGA